Genomic DNA from Plutella xylostella chromosome 13, ilPluXylo3.1, whole genome shotgun sequence:
ATTTGGTCATGGATTGGCAGCTCTATGTCTAAAGACTCGTTTTGGTCACATTTGATCCAATTGTCGCGGGTTTTGGACTTGTCAGAGGTTTCTGCTTGTGCCTGGGCCGTGTCTGGTGCATctcccccgccgccgccgctgccgctgtCGCCAGAGGGTCCGTTAGACATTCTTCTTGAGCCCGACCTACTTCGGGACTTCGGCTTGCTGGCCCGCTTGGGCGAGGGAGAACGGGCAGCTGTGTGCACCTCCGCAATCTCCTCTTTCACGTCCACACTCTTCATAGCTTTCATTTTGATACAAACTGAAGATTAGGTCCAACATAGATCGAAAACTATTCACTGCATCAATGCCTACTGCCAATTAACACATCATGATGATTTTTTACTACCTAgttatctatttattattagacTAACTTATCTGGAGTGCCTAAGTggtttaaaaaccaaaaataaataagcttaAGTTTCTGTTTGTTTGACAATTTTGACATTTAGGCTTGGTCCGATGAGAGAAGGACTCGACAGACTGATGCGAGCAACTACAAACAACGGGACGagcacaaaaataaataaacaaaaaacaacagtGTTCGGcatatacaaagtccttgtgTTCGGcaaatatgaattttatggagttgtttttttttaacctaGGAAGGtacaatagttttttttaaatatatattacttatgtaaatgGGTACAATTGAAATCActaccaaaatatttttttgtacctacacTAAGGCCTagcaccaataaaattaactaagCCCTATATTTATTAAACCTAGTAACCTACTCCAAAACCAAGATACCTAAACAAAAACTTTTacgttccaaaataaataaacacgcctGAATTGCAATTATTTGCAATTTTACAATTTGTTGGTTACAATAGATATTCTTTTTAGTcaccaaaacggataaatcatgACCAAATCATGtaattctaaataaatttatagttGTTTTTCCTAGTTTTACTCATTTAGTGTCGGCTTTGTGCGTCATATCACGTCactttaccctatcctctgcCATATCctcatcaaaaacaataattatttacttaagctaatattattatgtaacgtAGATTACGCCTTTCGCCTTGTGTTCGGTTCAGTCAGTTGCAAACTCAAAAGGCTGTAGTTCACATCGAACCCAACCTACGATTCCCACGAAATGTCAAAAGGTTATTGTGACGTCAGCAAAAATATGACGTCAGCGCCATTCATTACTTTTGCGTTTACGACACCAACGCTTACGAACGTTTCGTTTATGTAGTAgggttaatttatttttaagtagggAAGCCGAGCCGTTACCCAGAAGTTGTAAGTTTGCCTCGAGATTCAGAATAACATTAGTAGGAAAGTAGAACGTAAGGCCACCCTAAGGAATCTAATAGTGTAATAAATAGTGTTGAATAAAGAAACGGAGTGttggaaaaaaaaagttagttCAGTTGTCAACAAATGTCATTGTCACGAGTGACATACCATACTTGACGTTGACGGTTGACGTTTGTCGTTTGTAGGACAAgaacaagaaaaaaacataaaattgcCTACCGATTTGTTTTCGATCGCTAATATTCAGATACCTATTcgatacaaaacaataaaacctcTAAAAACTTGAGGTAAAATGGTTTTCAATTTTCTTCTAAAATGTAACCAAGCTAAATCAATCGCTGTTGGTAAGTAAACACAGATGTTCTCAAACTTTTTTaggttagatagatagatagatagataaattatttatttacttaacacaacacatacacaggttacacagcaagatttttaacataaagtttaagattacataaacacaaaacactATTAAAAGACATGCAGATAGAAAAGCAACATGTGTATTTATCATGTTAGCAAAAGGTTAGGAACTTGCATGAGATTCTGTTCCTATCTAGCTTCTTAGTTCTTCCACCTGATTGTCCTCACTGTaccaatatataaataacatagTAGTGTCATGCTATACCTTAATCCACACAATACCCTTGACAGAAACAGTCCGTCATGCCAGCAAGAAGACCGGAGGCAGTACCTCGAACACCAACTGCAAGACGAAGCCCAAGCACCGCGGCTGGAAGGTGCAGGACGGCCACCACGTCAAGCCGAGCCACATCCTCGCCACGCAGCTCACCACTAGGTTCCATCCCGGACTTAATGTGAGTAGTCATTCAGTAATTACAGCTGTATCGGAGGCCAACACTCATTAGACTTGTTAGGTTTATgagacatattttttattattatcagttaATATTAAACATGACTAacaagtacttatttattaagggCATTTATTGTAGTAGAAATGATTTAAGTATTACCTTTTTTATCAGTGATTTTCATTGAAGAGATAAAGTGAGATAGGTAgcatattaatataaatttaatatttcaccTTCAATACTTAATACTCTATCAAATAacctaataattttatattatttacaggtGGGTCTAGGCCGCAATGGTACTCTCTTTGCGATTGAAGCCGGCAAAGTTGTAGTGACATGTGAGAAGTTTGAGCCCAACTGGGAACACTCGTGGGTGCAGCGGAACTACGCAGGAAGACACCAACAAACCATATACAAGAAATACTACAATGTCATCCCGGAACCCCAACATAGTAGATTTAAGCTTGTTGATGAAGTTTGAACTGAATGTAGACTTGTAGAGTTGtaaatagtataataatatagtttatTTCACTAGGTGTACTTGATTCTGGTTTTATTGAgattttcttcttattttttggtttactGATAACACCAGTCTCAAAcacttttaatatttgtaagtggggagagacctttgcccagcagtgggacactagaggttaagaaaaaaaaaaaatgtgggtAGGTAAATTTTACTTTCACAAGAAGTCCGTCGTTGTTAGCTTTCGTCTGGTCGCGATTATCGGAATAATTGTAAATTTGGGAATTATCATAAGATTTATAAATGGACAAGTGAATTATGTGTGTGAACTTCAAGATTTCTTTGGATTTATCAAGCATCGAGGGGGGCCCCCATGCCGAACCTTGGAGTTTCGACGTAAGTATGTGAGCAAAAcctatcatatttattattatcttatatCTAGCGTAAGAGTACagttacagtaaaattatagAAGTTATAGAGGTAAGTGCACTCTATCTCGTTACAGAAGTAGGTATTACGTTCCTTGCATTCCACATTGTATTCTATAGGAACGACCAAGTATGGCTGTGGTGCACAGATTGCTTGAGGTTATGTGTTGGATAAACAGATGGCGCTAGGAGATGcgaaaatataaaagtgatttaattttgtgaaggGCACTGTCGATATTATTATCCCTATAATTAGCGTatgtatacaaataaatttagtttttacccgacttcaaaaaaaggaggaggttctcaatacatctgtatgtatttatgtttacaATAAGGTCCGACGTTTACGtgttgtaagtaagtatgtagatCTCCGCCCGATATCCTCTGCCTCGACGGTTATTGGTTCTTTTCCTGAAATGGTCGGTCTCTGACATCCTCATacacttaggtacctacataccaacCCTAGAGAACCTAGAAATatagtattattaattttctaCTATTTTTTTCCGCAACAGCTGTTGGTAACACGTTGCGCAAGAAGTGCCCAGGTACCGAAGAGATGACTGATTTCCCGGTCCAGAAATGACTTCCGGTTTGCCCGGAAGTTGATCCGGGCCGGGACGGACGAATCCGGCGAGGGATGAATGGGATTTTTGCGAAATTTCAGCTTTTAACAGATTCACAAGTGTGTGAAATGCACATGACAGAATATTACAAGTAATTTCATTTTCAGATGAAAATACgaaattattgaaatttaagtaaatttttcatGTTAATTTTGTCGTGTAGGTTAATACTTGGGTGTGGGTGGAACTTGATTTGTTTAAGTATATAGtggtatttaggtatatatttttttttatgcatttatttcataataattttttttttggtctgTGAACTGTCTTAACAAGCAAACCTGCTCTCCaacatttatttgatgttTTGTTCAAATAGTGATATTTGTGAAAACAAACAGTGCTAAAGTGTTTATTAGTGTCTGAAAACTGTGTGATAGTGTTATCTCCACACGAAACTTAAACCTAATTAGGATTAAACCAAATTAGTGCTCACAAAATCACAATTCACATCTTAGTCACAAAAATATTCGAACTTTTTCTCCAAGTAccctcaaatatttttttacataatgtcATTCCTCAGAACATTAACTCTTATATTCTGTGGATATGTCAGTGAAAACTAAGTGCTCTCATTGTGTTACCACACCATAATGATGCAGCATTCCCCGCCGAAAAAGACCTTACTGGTGGAAGATCATAACACCAGCAGGGAAAATGATACCagtgcaaaaaatattacaccAAAAATTTCTATGCCGGTTTTTAAACCATCATCTGAAAATGTACCCCCTCAAGTAGATCTGTATACCAAAGTCAACCTTGATCCAGAGAACCAAACATCAACCAACGAAAATGATTGGCAAACCATACCCATCCTCCGCAATAGATATAAGCGGAAGAAGC
This window encodes:
- the LOC105384442 gene encoding 39S ribosomal protein L27, mitochondrial, whose translation is MVFNFLLKCNQAKSIAVETVRHASKKTGGSTSNTNCKTKPKHRGWKVQDGHHVKPSHILATQLTTRFHPGLNVGLGRNGTLFAIEAGKVVVTCEKFEPNWEHSWVQRNYAGRHQQTIYKKYYNVIPEPQHSRFKLVDEV